The Rickettsiales bacterium genome includes a region encoding these proteins:
- a CDS encoding helix-turn-helix transcriptional regulator, with protein sequence MLKQDIDSYVGRKLKQRRTIMGLSQESVAKAIGVTFQQVQKYEKGSNAMNAMRLFEFSRFMNVPVAYFFDGVEAEISSNDSGKGKNKVASLSESEKTKFEYNNIASDRESLEVMKSFKRIKEPVIRKRLADLLRAIADNKTILED encoded by the coding sequence ATGTTAAAACAAGATATAGATAGTTACGTAGGAAGAAAACTTAAACAACGCCGTACTATAATGGGTTTAAGTCAAGAGTCTGTCGCTAAAGCTATTGGCGTGACATTTCAGCAAGTGCAAAAATATGAAAAAGGTAGCAATGCCATGAACGCGATGCGATTGTTTGAATTTTCTCGCTTTATGAATGTTCCCGTCGCCTATTTTTTTGATGGTGTTGAGGCAGAGATCTCTAGCAATGATAGTGGTAAAGGAAAGAATAAAGTAGCATCTCTTTCTGAATCAGAGAAAACAAAATTTGAATATAATAATATAGCGTCTGATAGGGAATCTCTTGAGGTAATGAAATCATTCAAACGTATAAAAGAACCAGTTATACGCAAGCGTCTTGCTGACTTACTGCGCGCTATAGCGGATAACAAGACTATATTAGAAGATTAA
- the metK gene encoding methionine adenosyltransferase, whose translation MSGQFSNRSSYIFTSESVAEGHPDKVCDQISDAVLDAMLTINPEARVACETLATTNTIVIAGETRGAESLTKAAIEKIARDKVREIGYLQDGFHADNMDVYVHLHNQSVDIAAGVDSAENKDEGAGDQGIMFGFACNETESLMPAPINFSHRILQNLAEVRHSGKVKGLGPDAKSQVSLLYENGKPVKTTSIVVSTQHAEGMSQKDVIEIVRPQVIAALPDGWMCDDKEFYVNPTGQFIIGGPDGDCGLTGRKIIVDTYGGAAPHGGGAFSGKDPTKVDRSAAYMARYLAKNVVAAKLADRCTIQISYAIGVSKPLSFYVSTGGTGEIDEAKLERVLQDLVDLSPRGIRNHLQLNRPIYARTAAYGHFGRTPEADGGFSWEKTDLVDNLKDYFS comes from the coding sequence ATGTCTGGTCAGTTCTCCAATAGAAGTAGTTATATTTTCACCAGTGAATCGGTAGCGGAAGGTCACCCTGATAAGGTATGTGATCAAATTTCTGACGCTGTGCTTGACGCTATGCTTACAATCAATCCAGAGGCAAGAGTGGCTTGTGAAACTTTAGCTACCACTAACACTATAGTAATCGCTGGTGAGACAAGAGGAGCGGAAAGCCTTACCAAAGCGGCTATTGAGAAAATCGCTCGTGATAAAGTACGTGAGATTGGTTATCTGCAAGACGGATTCCACGCTGACAACATGGATGTTTATGTGCATCTTCATAACCAGTCTGTAGATATTGCCGCTGGTGTTGACTCCGCTGAAAATAAAGATGAAGGTGCTGGTGATCAAGGTATTATGTTTGGATTCGCTTGTAATGAAACTGAAAGTTTAATGCCAGCTCCTATAAATTTTTCCCATCGTATTTTACAGAATCTGGCGGAAGTTCGTCATAGTGGTAAGGTAAAGGGTTTAGGTCCTGATGCGAAAAGTCAGGTTTCTTTACTTTATGAAAATGGAAAACCAGTAAAAACAACTTCTATAGTTGTTTCCACACAACATGCTGAGGGTATGTCACAAAAAGACGTTATAGAGATTGTGCGTCCACAAGTTATCGCCGCCCTGCCAGATGGCTGGATGTGTGATGATAAAGAATTTTATGTCAATCCTACTGGTCAGTTCATAATCGGTGGTCCTGATGGCGATTGTGGTCTTACCGGACGTAAAATAATTGTTGATACTTATGGTGGGGCGGCTCCGCATGGTGGAGGCGCGTTTTCTGGAAAAGATCCAACTAAAGTAGACCGTAGCGCGGCTTATATGGCTCGTTACCTTGCTAAAAATGTTGTAGCGGCGAAACTTGCTGATCGCTGTACTATCCAGATTTCCTATGCTATTGGCGTGTCAAAACCACTATCATTTTATGTAAGCACCGGCGGTACTGGTGAAATTGATGAGGCAAAACTGGAAAGAGTGTTGCAAGATTTAGTTGATCTTTCACCACGTGGCATAAGAAATCACCTTCAGCTTAACCGTCCTATCTATGCCCGTACCGCCGCTTATGGTCATTTTGGTCGCACACCAGAAGCTGATGGTGGCTTCTCATGGGAAAAGACAGATTTAGTTGATAATCTTAAAGATTATTTTAGTTAA